The Methanomassiliicoccales archaeon genomic sequence TATGCCGGTCAAGTCTTCCAGCACGAATGTTCCAAAGGGCATCGATACTATCTGCTTTGCGACGCGGTGGTTCTCACAAGCAACGAACCGTCTTTCTCTTCCTGCCATTTTCTTGAGTTTTCTCTTTGCAGAATGAGTGCCTATTGCTTGCAATTTCGCCCTCAGATAGGCGAATTTTCCTTTGACCCGTTTGACTTCGCTGGAGTTGAAAAACTTGTTATTCGAACATACGGCCAGGTTACGAAGGCCTCTGTCGATTCCTAAGACTCCTTGTTCCGTTGCCTCCGGAATTTCATTGTTCTCGAGGACTACGTGGAGGTAGAAGTTATTGGATTTATTTTCGAACCTCAGATAGGTACACCTAACCTGCCAACCAAGGTATCTTGCAAAATGTTTTGGGACCTTGAAAGAAGCCAAGACCCGAAATTCAAATGCCTGAATAGAAGCGTATCCGCTCTCCAGATAGACGCTTGCCCCCCTCCACGGGTACCTAATTGAGGACAGGGGGGATTTCTTTGGTAAGACCTCGAATTTCGTGCTCTTCAATGCTTCGGTGGCCATGAAGCAAGCTGTCTGGACCATTGAAGCAGGCAGGCCAGGAAGGTTCTCCCTTATTTTGCTATACATAGCCATCGAGTTACCGATCTTGCTAGCTTCCTTATTTTCGAACCCATATTCCGCAGACATGTTGTAGGCCTGGGCGAACATCTGCATCGTTTTCAGCAACCTCGCCTTGTCCTCCTCGAAGCGAGGGTTGATCCGCAAAGTTATGGTCCGATACACTTCCAACCTCAAACACCAAGGGATCGATCGAGGTCTTTACTCTGACGGTGAGAGGTGACCGAAACTATGATTCCTCTGGGAACTCTGGGCTAGCTTTTTCCCCCGCTCTCAGAATGCCTGGCTAATTAATATCCTAAAAAAAGTAATTATGTGGCATTTTTCGGACTCTGAAACTGCCCTCGTATCAACCAAAAGCCTACATATGGAATCGTCGTAACCGGCAAACGGTGCTTAGTCGACCGGCATTTCATTATTATCCACATAGTTCGAACTTCTCATATTGTCGTACCTCACCTACGTCAATTATAAATACCGACCAAGAATTAACCGGCCTCCATGCGGGAGCAGCTCAGGGAAAAAATGGCTGGCGAGATCGTCCTGTCCGTGGATGCGGGCAAAACGATCAGGAAGTGGAGGGAGGAGTTCGGGGTCTCCCAGCAGGAGCTGGCAAAGTACATGGGCGTTTCCCCGTCGGTCATCAGCGATTACGAATCGGGAAGGCGCAGATCTCCCGGGATCGTCATCGTCAGAAGACTGGTCGATGGTCTGATCGCGCTCGATGAAGCGTCAGGCGGCAAGATTCTGAAGAAATACGACCTGGCCGAGAAGAGCGATTGCATCATCAGCATAAAGGAGTTCAAGTCGTCCTTAAAGGCATCGGACTTCGTCCAGACGATCGAGGGCGAGCCGCTCACCAAGAGCGTCAGCCTGGATATGGACATTCACGGGTTCACGATCATCGATTCGATGAAGGCCATCACCGCGCTGAGCTCGATGGACTACCTGAAGATCTACGGTTGGAGCAGCGAAAGGGCACTGATCTTCACTGGGGTCAAGTTCGGCCGTTCTCCAATGATCGCGATACGGGCGCATCCGATGAAACCGGCCTTGGTAGTGTACCACCGCCCGGAACACGTGGACGACCTGGCCATACGCCTGGCGACGCTGGAAGGATTACCGCTGATCAAGACTACGTTACCGATCCAGACCCTCGTGGAGAGGTTGGAACGGATAGAGTAAGGAGGAATATTCAATGGATGTGGGTATTGTAAGCTACGGAGCGTACGTGCCAAGGTACAGGATCGGGCCACAGGAGATCGGCCGGGTCTGGGGTGCGGATGGGGAAATGATGTCGAAGAACCTTCTGATCTTTTCCAAGTCCGTCCCGGCCCCCGATGAGGATGTTATAACCATCTCTGTGGAGGCGGCACGCGCCATGATGCGCCGGACCAATGTGAACCCGCAGGAAATCGGGGCTTTGTATGTCGGCTCGGAATCCCACCCCTACGCGGTGAAACCGACCGGGACCATAGTCGCCGAGGCCATCGAAGCCTCGCCGAACCTTACAGTGGCCGATTTCGAGTTCGCCTGCAAAGCGGGAACGGCAGCCATCCAGGTGTGCATGGGACTGGTTGGTTCAGGAATGATAAAGTACGGTGTGGCCATCGGGGCCGACACTTCCCAGGGAGCGCCCGGGGATGCCTTGGAGTACTCCGCTTCGGCCGGCGGCGCGGCCTATCTGATCGGTTCCAGCGAGATCATCGCCAGGATCAATTCGACCTTTTCATACACCACTGACACCCCGGACTTCTGGAGGAGGGAGGGCCAGCCCTATCCGTCCCACGGCGGGAGGTTCACCGGCGAGCCTGCCTATTTCAAGCATATCACATCAGCGGCCAAGGGCCTGCTGGCCAAGGTTGGTTCCAAACCGACCGACTATCAGTACGCCATCTTCCACCAGCCGAACGGCAAGTTCCCCATGCGGGTGGCCAAGCAGCTGGGCTTCACGGAGAAGCAGATCGAGACAGGACTGTTGACCCCGGTCATCGGCAACACCTACTCCGGAGCCGTCCCATTGGGACTGGCATCGGTGCTGGACGTGGCGAGCCCGGGCGACCGCATCTTCGTCGTGGCCTATGGGTCCGGCGCCGGCGCGGACGGCTTCGACATCACCGTCACGGACAAGATCGCCGCATACCGGCGGGACGAGGCCCCCACGGTCAAGCAGATACTGGAGAACAAGAAGTTCATCGATTACGCCACGTATGCTAAGTTCCGCGGCAAGATCAGGCTCAAGGAGGGATCCGAGTGAGAGAGGTTGCAGTCATTGGAATAGGCGCCACCAAGTTCGGCGAGCTATGGGACCTATCGTTCCGGGAGATCGGCATACAGGCAGGATTGGCGGCGGTCTACGATGCCAACCTGTCCGGCGAGGACATCGATGCCCTCTATGTGGGCAATATGTCCGCGGGAAGATACATCCAGCAGGAGCACGTAGCGGCGTTGATCGCCGATTACTCGGGCATGGCCAGGGACAACATACCGGCGACCCGTGTGGAGGCGGCCGGTGCGTCCGGAGGCCTGGCGCTGCGCCAGGGATACATGGCGGTGGCATCCGGCATGCACGATATCGTCGTGGTGGGCGGAGCGGAGAAGATGACCGATGTCGGCGACAACGAGTCGAACGAGATCCAGTCATCAGCGGCCGATGAGCAATGGGAGGTCACTTTCGGAGCGACCTTCCCGTCCCTGCACGCCATGATCGCCCGCCGTCACATGCATGACTTCGGCACCACTCGCGAGCAAATAGCCCAAGTGGCGGTCAAGAACCACAAGCATGGCTCACTGAACCCGAAGGCCCAGTATCAGAAGGAGATAAGCCTGGATACGGTGCTCAAGTCGCCCGTGGTCTCGGACCCGCTCGGCATGTTCGACTGCGCCCCCAACTCTGACGGGGCGGCGGCAGTGGTGCTGTGCGCGATGGAGAAGGCCAAGAAATACACCGACACCCCGGTCAAGATACTGGCATCGGGCCAGGCATCGGACACGCTGGCATTGCATCACCGCAGCAGCATCGTCGGGTTCAACGCCACCAGGGTCGCGGCGGAACGCGCGTTCAAACAGGCCCGGCTGACGGCCAAGGACGTCAACTTCGCCGAGGTGCACGACAACTTCACCATATCCGAGATATTGGCCATCGAGGACCTGGGCTTCTTCCCCAAGGGACAGGGCGGAAAGGCCACCATGGACGGGCAGACGCTGCTCGGCGGCAAGATCGCCATCAACACCTCCGGAGGCCTGAAGGCGAGAGGCGATCCGATCGGCGCCACCGGAGTTGCGCAGATCGTCGAGGTCGTCACCCAGCTGCGCGGCCAGGCTGGAAAGCGCCAGGTGGCCGATGCCAAGGTCGGACTGGCGCAGAACGTGGGCGGGACCGGCGCCACGGCCGTCGTCCATATCCTGGGGGTGGCCTGATGACCACCGCCAGGTTCTGGAGGGAGAACGCCTCGCGTTACAACATGACCGGCGCCCAGTGCACCGTTTGCGGGAAGGTGCACTTCCCTCCGCGGTCAGTGTGCCCGACCTGTCACCGTAAGTCCATCGGGAAGATCGTGCCACTGAAGCTGAAGGGTGAGGGAGAGGTCTTCTCCTATACCGTGGTCCATGAGGCTCCGTCCCAGTTCGAGATGCAGAAGCCCTACGTCATGGCCATCATCCGGATGAAGGAAGGGGTCATGGTCACGGGCCAACTGATCGACATCGATCAGAACGAGCTTTCGATCGGCATGAAGGTCAGGGCGACCATGAGAAAACTGGGATCGGATGGGCCTGATGGAGTGATCCATTATGGCTACAAGTTCGCGCCGGTCAGGCAGTGAACGGCACCATCCCGGCGAAACCTCTTAACCCCTCATCATTTGTTTCGGCCATAAGAACCTGACAGCGTTCCGGGCATTCATGACAGGATCGACAGGGGAACGATCGCATGGCCGGTCCATACAGCTCCATGACCGGAGGTTTCATCTCACCCCAACACCTAGAAGGGTATGGCATCCTTCGCCACAGGCATCGGATCCGGGATGGAACGAAATGTCCGAGCTGAAGACCGTGGAGCACGTCGACCTCACCAGGTACATGGGAACATGGTACGAGATCGCGAAATTCCCGCAGAGGTTCGAAAAGGGCCTGGTGGGAGTGACCGCAACCTACTCGCTGCTGCCGAACGGAAAGGTCCAGGTCATCAATGGCGGATATGTCGGGGACCTCAGCGGCAGACACCGGACCGCCAAGGGCAAGGCTTGGGTGGTCGACACGGGTTCGAATGCCAAGCTGAAGGTAAGCTTCTTCTGGCCCTTCGCTGCCGACTACTGGATCCTGGAACTGGGAAAGGAATACGAATATGCGGTCGTGGGCGACGGATCGAGGAAATACCTCTGGATCCTTTCACGGACGCCCCGGATGGACGTTGCCGTGTATGACGAACTGCTCCAGCGCATCGGTGAGAAGGGATTCGACACATCAAGGCTGGAGAAGGATCCTCAGCAGAACGGCCATCGACAGGATGTCGGTTCCGGATGAATGATGTCGTCGGACCGGTGAGGGACCGTTCGTCCTACCCGACCGTCAGTTCGAGCTCGGACTCGAAGCCGACCATCTCCTCAGATACAAGCGGCTTGCAGGACAGCATCAGTTTGACCATGATCGAACCGGAGCTTTTCGGGCAGATCGAGACATCGACGGTCCTCTTCTCGCCCTTAGGCAACCGGTCGATGTCGGTCAGCCCCTTCACCTCGACATCCCCGACGATTTCCAGTTTGATCTCCCGGGCCGCTGCGATGCCGTTATTGGTGACGTGCAGGCGGAATTTGGCCCATTCCCCTCTCTTCGGCTCGTCCATGAAATCGATGTCGATGCCTATGTCCGGCATCATGAGCTCCTTCTGTTCCTCCACCTTTGCCATCGCCTCACGGAGTAGCGTCATCCCCTGTTTGGTATCGATGTTGCGAAGCGCGTCCGCCTTCTTCAGAATCTGTTCCGCCGCGACCACGGGCATGTCGGCCGCCCTCAACGTGTCCAGCTCGGCCTTCAGCTTATTACGGACCTTCTTGAACTCCTCCGTCGCGGCGGTGGCCGCGCCTATCAGGCGTTCGCTCTTCTGCAGGGTCCGGAAGGCCTCGCCGATGTCCTGCATCAGGAGGACCCCGGTGGCGCTGGTGTACAGCCCTTCACTTGCACTGACGTCCAGGCCGGTCCTTCTGGCCTTCTCTATCCCTTCGGACACCTTCCTGCGTTTCCGATCGAACTCATCGAGGGTCACCTGACGCAGCGTCCTTACGCCGACCGTCAGCATTTCCAGGTTCTTCGGGCCGAAGGTGCCGATCTTGATCTCCTGCAGCTTCAGCACGCTTGGGGAGAGCTTCGAACGGTCGTAACCGATCTCGGATAGAAGCTTGAACAGCTTGGTCATCTCGGCATGGTTACGGCCGGATTCACGTCGGGCAACATCCTGGAACTGTGCATTTGCCCGGTGCAGGTAAAGGGAAGACCTTTCGAAATCCATGGAAAGCAATGCCTCATCGGTCTGGTCCAGCAGCATGCCTATGTTCGTCCGATCATCACCTTCGTCCAGGAACTGGAAGTCATGTTTGAGAGATTGCAGCTCCGCCATCCTGGCCTCGAACATCTCGCGCAATTGGGTAAGTTCGTCGCGGCTCCGGAGGGCCAAAGCGCTGGCCTCTGCGAAGGCCTTATCCTTCAGCTTTTCCTCGGCTTTGGCCATGAGCTGCCTGAGTTCCTCTGAATAGACCCCGGACGCGGCGGCCTCATCGAACCTGGAACGCACCTCGACGATGGTGCGCTGGACCGAATCCCTGATCTCCTTCACCTTAAGCAGTTCGTCCTCGTAGTTGCGCACCAGCGGAAGCACGTCACGGAACCGGCGCTGGTTGATGCGCTCGTTGATGTCCTTGCGTATGCGGTCGACGATGACCAGGTCCGGCCCTTCCAGTTCCTCCCTTCTCATCTTCACGTCGACCTCGTCGAGCTTTCTGGAGGCCATCATGTCCATCAGGTGGGCCGCCTGGTCCACGGCACGCTTGGAAAGCTCCATGGCTAGCGGGTGATTGCCCTGCTTTTGGATGATGCGTGCCTGGTTCAACGTCTCGACGGCCGGCGAGACGTTCACACCCAGGTCCTGGATCGCCTTGAGGGTGGCCATGGTCCGTTCGATCTGTTCATTGGCCTTCTGTTCCATGAGCATCAGTTGGTCCAGCTCGCTCCTGGTCATCTGTGCCGCCCGTAGTGCTTCCAGATACCGTTTCTCAGCCAGCAGGCTGGCGGCCTTTGTTAGTATCTGTTGCGGTGAGCTGATGTCTATCCCGGCGCTCCTGGTTCTTTCTAGCAACGATCTGCATACCTCGAGCTCCCGCGAGATACCGGACGCCAGCTGGCCCCTGATCAGTTCGATGCCGCTGTTCATCGTCTTCAGGGCGGTCAGGTGGCCGTTCTTGCCTTCCAGCTCGGTGGCGGCCTGGATCGATGACATCGCTGACGAAGTGTCCAGACCGAGCGTGTCCATGGCCATCACCAATTCCTTGGCCTCCTCGATCCTCCTTGCCGCCATGAACGGGGCCACTATGACCTCGGTCTCGGCGTATGAGGCCGCGGAGGCGGCGCGTGCGTCCCCATACTTGCCGCTCTCGAACATGCGCTTGGTCTTCAGGAGCAGGTCCGTGGCCTTCCTGGTATCGATGCCTTTGGAGTCCGCCTCCTCGAGCAGGGTGGAGATCTCTACGATCCGGTCGTAGATCTCCACATGGACGCTGGTCAGCTGTTTGAGGCTCGTTCCCGCATCCTTCAGGTTCTCGAACGCCTTCTGGAACGCCCCCTCCTTCAACGCCCGGCCGGCCTCCTCTAGGAGGTGCTCGGGTTTCATGACCTCGACGCCCTTCTTGCGCTCCAATGAGATGGCGCGGGATGTGGAGGCCATCTCCCGGGTGAGCTCGTCAAGGATGATCGAATGGGAGAATTGGACGACGTCGTTGGCGGTGCGGAGGGCCTGCATGGTGCTGTTCTTGGCCCTCATCTCCTCCGCCTTGGCCATTTTGTCCTTGAGGGTGACGCTCTCGCAATTGAGCTCCTTGAGGATGTCGAGCATGCTACGGGCCTCTCCCAGCCTGGTCTCGAGGGCCTGCTTCTCCTCGCGGTTCAATGCCTCGGCCGCCTCCGCCGCCAGGTCATAGGCGTCAACGAACTCGTTCTTGTCCATCGCCTTGCGTGCCTGGTCCAGCATCGCCGAGGCGCTGCTGACGTCCATCGATCCCTTGTATGATTCCAGGTTCGCCCTCCCCTCGTCCAGGGCCTTCTGGACCTGGAACCGCAGCTTGGAATCCGTGGTCTCGGAGCATTTGGCGAGCAGTTCCGGGGCCACCGTGAACTCGCCCTTCTTGATGAGGTCGACGATCTTATCCAGCATCCCGTTCTCATCGGTGACGTCCACGCCTATGCGCGCCGCTCCGGCGAACTTGATCTCGATCGCCATCACGTCCTTGGCGTAGTGTTCCTCCAGCTGTTTGTTCAGCTCCGATTGTGCCTCCCGTAGCAATCCGGCTGCACTGACGAACTCATGGGACAGCGTGGCCCTCCTTGCCGAGTCCATGAAGCTCTTCGAAGTGGTGGTGTCCAGTCCAAGGTCGTCCGCCCTGGACATGGCCGTCCTGGTCCTGGAGAGCTCAGATTCTAGGTCGGCCAGGCCTTTCAGGGCGTTCCCTATCTCTTCCTCGGCGGCCGCCAACTGCGCCATGGCATCATCGATCTCCGAGGCGGACAGGCCGGCCCTCGCAGCCTCGATCTTCTTCGACGCACCGCCAAGGTCTATGCCAAGGCGCTTTGCGATGAGCAGTTTCGGGCGGAGCTTCAGCAAGGATTCGGATATCAGTACCGTCTCCTTCTCATGCAGTGCAGCTCTCACGAGTTTCGTGCCGTCGAGCGCCTCGTTGAACTTGAAATCCTTCAGCAGGTCCTTCTGGATAGAGATAGTGGAGTTGAGGTCCTTTATGTCGACCCCGTGGTCCTTGAGAGCCATCCCCCTCTTGCGGAGGGATTGGAGCTCAGTGGCGAATCCTTTGGTCAGCGCCTTCTGTTGTTCGCCTTCGGCCGATGACAGGGTGACGAACGCTTCCTCATACGAGCCTTGCTCCATCTGCCCCTGGGCCTTCTTTACCGTTCTTTCGACCTTTGACAGGTCCACTGTCACGTCGGGCTGATATCTGGAGACATCCATCAGGCTGTCAGCCCGGGTCTGGAATTTATCGGTGAGTGCCGACTCCAGCGATTCCAGGCATGATGCCAGCTTTTCCATGGAGGAAGGCACCTGCTCTTTTTCCAGCAGGTCCCGGGCCTCGGCCAGCCCCTTCCGCTCGGCGTCGACCACGATACCCTGCCCCTCGGCCAGGAGCAGGACAGTTTGAGCTTCCCCAAAGGCGGTGGCCATGTAGCGGTTGACGAACTTCTCCACCTTGTCCCACAGATCCTTGGACATGGCAAAGGCGTCCTCCAGCAATCCCTTGGCCAATGTAGACCTGGCTTCCTGAGAGATCTGGGCGAGGTCTTCGGCCTTCGCCCCTCTTTTCTCCACCAGGTTCCTCAGCTCATCGGCGTCCCCGATCATCGATGAGACCCGGTCCCTCTGGGCCTTATTTGATGTTTCCAGGCTCTTGGTGGACATGCTGACCGATGACCGGTAATCCTTTTCCTTGAAAAATGAGCTGGCCTCGGTCAAGAATTTCTCAGACTCTGCGGATGGAGCGTCTATCTTCTTGGCGAGCTTCAGGGAGTTCTCTGCTTGTACGAGCTTCTCCTCCGCAGCCTCGCGGCTCTTAGCTGCCTCCTTCGCTTTCTGCTCAATTTGTTTCTTGAGCTGCAGCTGTTTAATGTAATCTCCAGTCAAACGAGATCAGACCCGAAAGCCGATGCGACCATCCATTCCCCCATATGGGGAAAGGCTGTTGCTTTGCGATTACCCCTGTATCTGATATATCTTTTGCCAGGATTCCATTAAATGGTAATATGTCCAGATAGTTCAGCGCTTCAAAATTTCGACGAAGGCGACCCTTTCCAGAACAAGGTCCGCCCATTGCCCTTCCGGGACCGTTTTGAGCTCGTCCCGGTCGATGCCAAAGGCGACCGCCTTCTCTTTTGAAGGCAGTAGGACAAGGTCGTCCTTGATCAGTTTCAACCTGCGCAGGACCTCCGAGGGGTCGTCGCAATCGAACAGGACCAGTGCAAAATGCCTCATTCCGTCCTTTACCCCCATCTTCTCCTTGGCCTTGGATATCTGGCGTTCGCCAGACGCGAAGAGCATGGTCTCCATGGACACCGTCGTCGAGGCGTTGGTCCCCTGCTCCATGGCCCTTTTGGCATGGATCACCGCCGCTTCCAGGTGCGCCTTGCCGCAGACCCTGTCCGCGTCCATCGGGAGCACGTCGCAGGGAAGCGACTGGACCTGCTGCATGAATTCGGCGGCGCCGCACGCTTCCCCTCTCGCCCCCAGTATGAAGACCGAGTTCATGTCTTGTCCAACGGCAGGTGCGTATATATTGGTTTTTCCAGCCCTGTGGCCCTGCTCCAGAACCCCCCCGTCAAGACTCCTTCAGCATCTAGAAAGCATTAATAGGGCAAACGGGTTTTGTGGGCTCGTCTAGTTCATCGGTTTATTTGATGGAGCGC encodes the following:
- a CDS encoding transposase codes for the protein MRLEVYRTITLRINPRFEEDKARLLKTMQMFAQAYNMSAEYGFENKEASKIGNSMAMYSKIRENLPGLPASMVQTACFMATEALKSTKFEVLPKKSPLSSIRYPWRGASVYLESGYASIQAFEFRVLASFKVPKHFARYLGWQVRCTYLRFENKSNNFYLHVVLENNEIPEATEQGVLGIDRGLRNLAVCSNNKFFNSSEVKRVKGKFAYLRAKLQAIGTHSAKRKLKKMAGRERRFVACENHRVAKQIVSMPFGTFVLEDLTGIRSKRSPIWQVRRDLTVWPYWELQKDIEYKAEELGKEVLVVNGMFTSQKCSKCGNTNRKSRKGPNFKCVECSFQMDADLNAARNIAQIGISELGRLQASKPNATSGESGSIRGPEEEEELSCKSVMPPETRAIATADNWHSLKGKSFGSTLAFTLECGWTGTRLGGYKPSKREMEERQIGF
- a CDS encoding Zn-ribbon domain-containing OB-fold protein, which gives rise to MTTARFWRENASRYNMTGAQCTVCGKVHFPPRSVCPTCHRKSIGKIVPLKLKGEGEVFSYTVVHEAPSQFEMQKPYVMAIIRMKEGVMVTGQLIDIDQNELSIGMKVRATMRKLGSDGPDGVIHYGYKFAPVRQ
- a CDS encoding hydroxymethylglutaryl-CoA synthase, whose protein sequence is MDVGIVSYGAYVPRYRIGPQEIGRVWGADGEMMSKNLLIFSKSVPAPDEDVITISVEAARAMMRRTNVNPQEIGALYVGSESHPYAVKPTGTIVAEAIEASPNLTVADFEFACKAGTAAIQVCMGLVGSGMIKYGVAIGADTSQGAPGDALEYSASAGGAAYLIGSSEIIARINSTFSYTTDTPDFWRREGQPYPSHGGRFTGEPAYFKHITSAAKGLLAKVGSKPTDYQYAIFHQPNGKFPMRVAKQLGFTEKQIETGLLTPVIGNTYSGAVPLGLASVLDVASPGDRIFVVAYGSGAGADGFDITVTDKIAAYRRDEAPTVKQILENKKFIDYATYAKFRGKIRLKEGSE
- a CDS encoding helix-turn-helix domain-containing protein; its protein translation is MREQLREKMAGEIVLSVDAGKTIRKWREEFGVSQQELAKYMGVSPSVISDYESGRRRSPGIVIVRRLVDGLIALDEASGGKILKKYDLAEKSDCIISIKEFKSSLKASDFVQTIEGEPLTKSVSLDMDIHGFTIIDSMKAITALSSMDYLKIYGWSSERALIFTGVKFGRSPMIAIRAHPMKPALVVYHRPEHVDDLAIRLATLEGLPLIKTTLPIQTLVERLERIE
- a CDS encoding lipocalin family protein, giving the protein MSELKTVEHVDLTRYMGTWYEIAKFPQRFEKGLVGVTATYSLLPNGKVQVINGGYVGDLSGRHRTAKGKAWVVDTGSNAKLKVSFFWPFAADYWILELGKEYEYAVVGDGSRKYLWILSRTPRMDVAVYDELLQRIGEKGFDTSRLEKDPQQNGHRQDVGSG
- a CDS encoding CARDB domain-containing protein, producing MTGDYIKQLQLKKQIEQKAKEAAKSREAAEEKLVQAENSLKLAKKIDAPSAESEKFLTEASSFFKEKDYRSSVSMSTKSLETSNKAQRDRVSSMIGDADELRNLVEKRGAKAEDLAQISQEARSTLAKGLLEDAFAMSKDLWDKVEKFVNRYMATAFGEAQTVLLLAEGQGIVVDAERKGLAEARDLLEKEQVPSSMEKLASCLESLESALTDKFQTRADSLMDVSRYQPDVTVDLSKVERTVKKAQGQMEQGSYEEAFVTLSSAEGEQQKALTKGFATELQSLRKRGMALKDHGVDIKDLNSTISIQKDLLKDFKFNEALDGTKLVRAALHEKETVLISESLLKLRPKLLIAKRLGIDLGGASKKIEAARAGLSASEIDDAMAQLAAAEEEIGNALKGLADLESELSRTRTAMSRADDLGLDTTTSKSFMDSARRATLSHEFVSAAGLLREAQSELNKQLEEHYAKDVMAIEIKFAGAARIGVDVTDENGMLDKIVDLIKKGEFTVAPELLAKCSETTDSKLRFQVQKALDEGRANLESYKGSMDVSSASAMLDQARKAMDKNEFVDAYDLAAEAAEALNREEKQALETRLGEARSMLDILKELNCESVTLKDKMAKAEEMRAKNSTMQALRTANDVVQFSHSIILDELTREMASTSRAISLERKKGVEVMKPEHLLEEAGRALKEGAFQKAFENLKDAGTSLKQLTSVHVEIYDRIVEISTLLEEADSKGIDTRKATDLLLKTKRMFESGKYGDARAASAASYAETEVIVAPFMAARRIEEAKELVMAMDTLGLDTSSAMSSIQAATELEGKNGHLTALKTMNSGIELIRGQLASGISRELEVCRSLLERTRSAGIDISSPQQILTKAASLLAEKRYLEALRAAQMTRSELDQLMLMEQKANEQIERTMATLKAIQDLGVNVSPAVETLNQARIIQKQGNHPLAMELSKRAVDQAAHLMDMMASRKLDEVDVKMRREELEGPDLVIVDRIRKDINERINQRRFRDVLPLVRNYEDELLKVKEIRDSVQRTIVEVRSRFDEAAASGVYSEELRQLMAKAEEKLKDKAFAEASALALRSRDELTQLREMFEARMAELQSLKHDFQFLDEGDDRTNIGMLLDQTDEALLSMDFERSSLYLHRANAQFQDVARRESGRNHAEMTKLFKLLSEIGYDRSKLSPSVLKLQEIKIGTFGPKNLEMLTVGVRTLRQVTLDEFDRKRRKVSEGIEKARRTGLDVSASEGLYTSATGVLLMQDIGEAFRTLQKSERLIGAATAATEEFKKVRNKLKAELDTLRAADMPVVAAEQILKKADALRNIDTKQGMTLLREAMAKVEEQKELMMPDIGIDIDFMDEPKRGEWAKFRLHVTNNGIAAAREIKLEIVGDVEVKGLTDIDRLPKGEKRTVDVSICPKSSGSIMVKLMLSCKPLVSEEMVGFESELELTVG
- a CDS encoding thiolase domain-containing protein gives rise to the protein MREVAVIGIGATKFGELWDLSFREIGIQAGLAAVYDANLSGEDIDALYVGNMSAGRYIQQEHVAALIADYSGMARDNIPATRVEAAGASGGLALRQGYMAVASGMHDIVVVGGAEKMTDVGDNESNEIQSSAADEQWEVTFGATFPSLHAMIARRHMHDFGTTREQIAQVAVKNHKHGSLNPKAQYQKEISLDTVLKSPVVSDPLGMFDCAPNSDGAAAVVLCAMEKAKKYTDTPVKILASGQASDTLALHHRSSIVGFNATRVAAERAFKQARLTAKDVNFAEVHDNFTISEILAIEDLGFFPKGQGGKATMDGQTLLGGKIAINTSGGLKARGDPIGATGVAQIVEVVTQLRGQAGKRQVADAKVGLAQNVGGTGATAVVHILGVA
- the cgi121 gene encoding KEOPS complex subunit Cgi121: MNSVFILGARGEACGAAEFMQQVQSLPCDVLPMDADRVCGKAHLEAAVIHAKRAMEQGTNASTTVSMETMLFASGERQISKAKEKMGVKDGMRHFALVLFDCDDPSEVLRRLKLIKDDLVLLPSKEKAVAFGIDRDELKTVPEGQWADLVLERVAFVEILKR